Genomic DNA from Paenibacillus sp. KS-LC4:
TATCAAGAAACTTCTCTGCGGTTTTTTGCAACCGATTAGGCCTTGCCACATCATCAGCATCCAAAAAACAGATAATCTCCCCGGTTACATGAGGAATTGCCTCGCGATAAGCGGAAGAAATCCCTCCATTTGACGCTTTATAAATGACTTTGACCATTGGATGATCTTCATATTTTCTCAAAATGTGGACCGATCCATCAGAGCTACCGTCATCTACAAAAATACATTCCATATCCGCATAAGTCTGATTTAATAGGCTTTGAATACACTCCTCCAAATACCTTTCATTATTATACACTGGAGTAATGGTGCTAATGCGCATAAGAGAATCTCCTTTACCGCTATCCCTATATTAACAACTACTAACTAGCCGTTAAAGCTATTAATTATAATGACATGCTGCATCCCTGTTTTGTATTTTCTAAAATCCCTGTCGACTCTAAAAACATTCGATCCATCTTGAGAAAAATGAGCATAAACAACATCCGCAAGTCGCTGGTCTGCTGCAAGAATAACAAGATTTGAAGTACGCGCAGTTGCTTTATTCAGCAACTGAAACAGTTTCTCTTCATAAAATTCCTTATCCTTAAGCCTTATTAAAGCATAGTCAAAATACTGATTGAGCTGATCAACATTTATTGGAGCTAGTGAAATATGAGTAAAGATGAGCTCTAAAAATGGAATGCTATCACGTACACCTTCGAGGTTCAATAATTTCACATGCTTATGGCTCGCCCAATTGGCAAGAGGAATGCCTGCTGTCCCCAACTCTTCTGCCACTATTTCCAGCAGCATTCTCTCGGCAGGCGAAGAACCGCATTTTCTGCACTCCAGTTGTTCTAAGGAAAATTTATTAAAGCCACACAAATTGCAGAAACAGTCATTCTCGAACATAACATAAGACTGTCCATTATAAAGCCTTTTTTGAATAGTTGATTGGTTGATGTTAATCGCAAAATCCTGGTTTCGGATATAGCCAATTGCCTTCAAATCTTTTTCAATTTCCTCATGAAACATAGAAGCAATGCAAATAAAAGGCTTCTCTTCTTTCACCTTTTCCATTAAAGCAGATTTGGATTTTACGATAACACCCTGTACGAGTGTATTAATTTTTAGGGGATTGTTGTCAATAAAGCCTTCGACCTTGATTCCAGCATCATTTAAAAAGTCCAACGTCTTTATCCCAGCAGCACCTGTTCCCCAAATATAAACGGGTCTTGCAGTATTCACTGTTACATTGACACTATGATGGCTGGTTTCGTCGGCCTCAGGCTGCTTTTCTGTTGGATGCGCGCCGGCTTTAATGCCTTCACGCGCGCTCCTCGTCGCTTCCAAAAATAAATGGCCGTTTCTGAGGTCAGGCTCTAAATGGCAGCCCTCTCCCCACTCATTCCAGGCATTGATGAACACAATCTGTTCATCAGGAGTATACCCTTCTACTCTCTTCATGCTATGCTGAAGCCAGTTCCTATATAAATCGGCATCCTCGTTCTGAATGATGGTTGCATTATTACTTCTGCGTGCCGTATTATCCCAGCTCGGAAACACACATGGAAATGCGGGCAGTTGTTCTTCCGCTTCTTTAACTAATTCCTTGGCCACCATGTCTTGATAGCTATAGATCGTTAAGCCAGGGAGTGTTGAAACGGAAAGATGCTCATTTGCTGTATCTCTAAAGTCAGGAGTAAAATCATACATGGAATCAAAGCCCGCCTCAAGCATATCCTCCACCGTGAAACTGGCTTTCGAATTATTGGCACAACACAAATAAATATCTTCAAATCCATACCTTTTAATTTCTTCACGCCATACCGCAATAATTTTCTTGAGATTAGTAATTTCGTTGGCGCGATAAACTAAAAAGAGCGGTTTATTATTAACTCTTATGTACCTTGAATCCTGAAAAGCTTCAGCCAACCACTTCATATGCTCAGCAGGGTCATACTCCTCATATTCCTGCTTAAGAAGAATTTGCTGATCCATACCATCCCAGCGTCTTGTCCAATTTTCATTGGCCCAGCATAAGCAAAAATCCAGATTAGGCTTGCCTGAATGAAGAACCTCATTAAATGGACGCTCCAATATCATTTTCCCATTAAACCAGTAATGGTAATAACAAAAAGCATCTATTCCATAGCTTGCAGCTAATTCGCCCTGTGCCTCACGGGTCTCAGGCAGCCTTAAATCATAGAAGCCAAGATCTGAAGGGATATGAGGTTGATAATGACCGTTAAATAACGGCCTAGCCTTGGCCACATTCGTCCATTCTGTAAAACCATTGCCCCACCATTCATTATTTTCTTTAACAGGATGATATTGCGGGAGATAAAAAGCAATGATTTTCATAGAACCTCCGAATTAAATTATTGAAATTCACTTCATATTTTCTAATTTCTCGAATTAGAAGCCATCAACGACATTTAATATTTCTTTAATGCTCTTGCCTTCTTTAATCATTTGTTTTATTCCATACTCTGTTTTAGCTGCTTCATTTACTACTTCAACAACTTGCTCAAATATAGCTTGAGGAATGAAAACAACTGAGTCGCTATCCGCAAAGAGATAATCTCCACTATTTACTGTAATTCCATCAATTATAACACTGACATCTGTATCCTTCACTCTTCCACGGCCCTTGATATCCACCGGGCTGTATCCTTTTGCCCAAATAGGCAATTCAATACTTTGCGTATAAAATGTATCTCTGGTTAGGCCATCAATAATGACTCCTGCTAGACCAATTTCCATTGAAAGTCTGGACATTAGTTCTCCAAAATAAGCAAAATCATTATTACCCTTTACTACAAATACCTCATTATTATTTAGGCTACCGAGGAAGGTCAGACCAACTTGAATTCTTTCGTCATTCGTTTCCAATGCCTCTAATTCTAAAGTGCGGACTTTTCCAAAAAGTCTTGCCTTTGTATTGTTTAGTTTCCACTGTGTGGAAACTTGATTTTTATATCCAAGTCGATCCAATTCATCGGAGAATACACCCGTACAATATTCATCCATATATTCATTTATAAAATATGTTTCAAATAGATTATTCAATGATATCACTCCTCAATTTTTGTATGCCGCTCGTGTAAGGATTTTCACTAGGGAGACCATTAGCCACCGCTGTAGCAAGCTCCATATCCTCGAGATAATCTATATCGATAGCTTCAAATTTATCTATTTCCAACATGCTGTAATTCCCAGCTACACGTACTTTTGTTTGCTCTAATATGTTTCTTTTAGTAAAATACAGCCCCATTCCCTCAATAATTGTGGGAGGAAGAGTAAAGCTGTTAGGCAAGTTGTACAGATCATACTTAGGCGCTGTTTCACCCCATAAATAGCATTGTGTCTTTAATACTGAAAACACTGAGTCGTACCCTGATTCGATCATCTCTATACCTTTTTGAAGGGTAGATTGCTTCAAAAAAATCATTGGAGGTAGATGCTGAATATAAACATCAGCATCTACCTGGCTCATTTCCCACAACATCAGTTCATTTCCATTCGTTGCATTAGTCGCAAGAGCTTCTGGCCGCTTTATTGCCCCAAAACCATGCTTCTCAGCAAGCAAAAGAATTTCATCACTATCACTATCAATAAAGATATCTTTACGATCTAATACACGATTTAAATTATTTGCTGCCCATAAAAATAAAGGCACGCCTTGGATTTGATACATATTTTTATTTGGCAGCCTTGTACTGCTACCCTTTGCGGGGATTACTCCGGCATACTTCAAATCATATTCCTCCCAATGCTTTCTGCTATTGGTTTTAATGTTTGAAGCATTTCGGAGAATTGATTGTGGTTTAACTGCTGAGCGGCATCTGATAGCGCCTCTTTAGGATTCGGATGAACCTCAATAAGTACCCCATCTACTCCCATAGCTACGGAAGCACGAGTTAGATCGGCAACCCCGTAGGAATATCCCATAGCATGAGATGGATCAACAACAATCGGAAGATTCGTATATTCTTTCAAGTAGGAAACACCACATAGATCCAAAGTAAATCTAGTTTTAGATTCAAAGGTTCTAATACCCCGTTCACAAAGTATAACCTGCTCATTTCCTCCACTTAATACAAACTCAGCCGCCTGCACGAACTCCTGCAAAGTGGAACCAAAACCACGTTTAATCAATACTGGTTTATTGCTTTTTGCGCATTTGCGTAAAATTCCTTGATCATACATTGCCTTAGCACCGATTTGTACAATATCGGCTGCTTCAATAATTTCATCAATGTGGGTAGCATCACGTGCTTCCGTAATGATTTTCAAACCATACTTTTCCTTCATTTCTGTTAGAAGCTCGAGACCTTTACTTCCTAACCCTTGAAATGTATAAGGAGACGTTCTCGGTTTAAAGCTTCCCGCCCTCATAATTTTAATTCCAGAATCTTTTAAAAAAGCCGCAGAGTGCTCAATTAATTCTCTCGATTCAACCGAACATGGTCCGCTAATAACGATTGTATTTTTACTGTTGCCTCCAATCGTCAGATCACCGACTTGAATTGCTCTCGCCGATTTGTATTGCTTGCTTGCCAATTGTATATCGTCAGACAAGACATAATAATCGTCTACCAGGTCTGCAAACTGATCCTCTAGCGTTTTTACTTTAGACGGAGTCACAAGTTTAATATGGTCTTCATTTGTTATTTGTATAGCCTCATAAAATACAGCCATTTTTTCTAAAAGCTCAGCACTGACACCCTTTTTTACGTGAATAATCATTTACATTTCTCCTTTAATCAAATCATTAAATGCAATCCAACCTACTAATTCTTTAGTGCCGCCTACAACTGGCAAAAACATAATATGCTTTTTACTATTTGAAATCATATCAAGCATTTCTTGAATTGTCGATTGATCGCTTATAATAAGCGGATTTCGATTAATGCTGTTATAAATATCAAATCTATTTAAGTCATCAACATTGGCTAAAAGCTCTCTCCTAATATCGCCATCAGTAACCACGCCCACTAATTGACCACTTTCATTTACAATAACTGTAAATCCAGCCTTTGACTTTTCAATTGCCTGAAGCACAGCTTCCAATGAAAGAGCGTCCTGCTGGACAACCGGAAAGTCATCAGAGGAGGACATAAAGTCCCTGATTTTAATATCGTGATCTGCTTTTTCCGTTCTCAATCTTAACAATGCATTGGCAATCAAGGGAGCATTCATCAAATAAGAGCCTGAGACAGCACAGTATACTCCCATATGACGAAGAATGAATGAGATGTCATTTGTAATTCCGCCATCTACATGTATGTTTTTACTAGGAAATTTTTTCCTGAAATCCCTTATTTTATTGAAGACAATATCATTAAAGCTGCCACCACTAATCCCTGGAGTTGTTGTCATAAATAAAAAGAAGGAGCATTCCTCCGCATATTCCTCAAAAACATCAATAGAGGTTTCCATTGTAATAGCTATACCCTTTTTCCCAGTGAAAGCAGCAGGCCATCTGAGCTTTTTATTCAGATTTTCATATTGAAAGGTAACTGCTTCTATGCGATGCTCAATAATAAAATCAAAAAACTTTTCAGGCTCACTAGTTATAATATGTAAATCAATCGGCGTACTACTGATTTCTCTTATTTTGCGAATGTCTTCAAAAACCTCAGTTTTTTCAATTGAGTCAATATGAAGATAATCAATTTTAAATAAATCCAATTCTGCTACAGCACTTAAAATATCCATATTTTTTGTTGAATAAATAGAAGCAGAAATTTTCATGTAGAGGCCACCGCCCAATTATGTAGTGTAACGCGAGTAGAAATTTTTGTATTTTACTGCTGGCAGATTATGATCGGTTATAATGTACGAGTTGGATACCTGATTTAAATCATTCACTGTCTCCATCTGGCTGGCAATTAACTGAGAAACTACTTCATTCGCTTCTAATTCATTTGAAAAAACAAACTTCGAATCCAAGGCAAAATAATCACTAAACAGTGGAGTATCCTCGCTTTCGTAAGCAAAAGCAGGTACATAATGATAGATTGATTCTAAAAATGTAGTACTGGCTGACACAAATGAAAAATCAATCAGGTCTAGCAATTCTATTATCGTTTTATCATGTGCAATTTCTCCCAAACAATGAGATAAGCTATTAATTGGGTAACTTTTGAAATCAGTAGGATGTTTCCGAATGTAGTAATTCAAATTAAAATCATTAGCAATTTTTTCAGCAATATTTATTAACTGCATATTAACATTGAAGTTATTATAAGCTGGATAACTTAAAAAAACGCAAAAGCTATTAATCTCTCTTGTACGATAAAATGTACGCTTTATTTTTGCATCATAATTGTATTTAGGATTGCCTAGTATAATGATTTGCTCAGAAGGAACACCGTATCCCTCCATAATTTCCTTATACTTCTGCCCCCAAACAATATGATGTTTGGCAAGTAAGTAATAATGTGTAAAATCCGTCATTGGATGCTTATTTAAATGTTCGGTTAATTGCTCAGCTTGAGCTGTTATGGAATGCTGCATTGTAATGGTATCTCTTTGAAGCTCATTCATAATCTGTGTAATAACATTCTGATATCCAAACACTTCGTTCACAGATATATTCATTTTAAAATCTTGCTTTTGCAAAAAGTCATACATGAAATCAATATAATTTTTATAGAAGTTCATCCAACTGCATAGCCATGAAATTTCTTCTTCGTTAACTGGCAGTTTCATTTGTTTCACTAAGCTTTGCATGGTTTCATCATTACTTGATAAGTAAGCATGACTTGCTCTATTTTCAAAAGTTAAGAGTTGTTGCTCCTCATAATAAGCTGAAATATCCTCTTCACGTTTGACTAAAAATGAAATATTAGCTTGGTTAATGAGACTAGCCGAGGCCTTCATGAGCTGAAAATAATCCTGACGACCAGGCAGCAGATTCGAGAAAAGCATTTTCCCTTGACCACAAAGCTTATATTCCAATCTGTTTGGAGGATAATAAAGATATCGTTCTACCTCTGGAGAACATAAATAGTCGATTAATGAACAAAACTCACTATTCAAAACATAGGAAAATATTATTTCTCTATAGCGTATTTCCGAAAAAGCCTGCATTAGATTATCATAATACTCTTTTTTATTAAAAATAATTTCACTATTGAGCTCTTCCATTCTAAGTTCTCGCTTTATACGTCGAAGTTCGTTAAATGTAACGTATTGCTTCTTAGTAATGTTGAGCTGTTCGAGTTGTCTCACGATTTCATCTGTGGCTGTACTTGCAATGAACACAATGAGCTCTTCTTTAATTTCTTCCTTTAAAATATTCGAAGAATAAATAGGACAATCGTTTACTTGCTCTGCCCATTTCAAAGGATTATTATCAATAAAATAAGAAACTTCACAATTATCTAAAACGAATGAGGAAATTTCAGAGTATGCGGCTCCAGTTCCCCAGATAACCACTTTTTTTCCATAGGTGATGGAAGCTATAAGCTCATTAGATGATAACTCCCCATGTTTTCCTCTCATTATTATCCCCCATCCAATATATCCTTCTCTAGCCATTCGATTATAGTTTCTTTAGTCACCAGATTATCTATCATATTATTTGAAACTATTCTTTTTTCTTTTTGAACAGTATTATAAACAGATGGAATCAAATACATATCAGAGAACTCTTCTGCAATTTGTTCTTCTTCCTTAGTCATGAGCTCTTCAAAGTGCTTTTCGCCGGCCCTGTAACCTACCGTATCAATATGAATTTTTGAATAAATATTATGTTTTCGAGTTACTACAGTAATAATCGCCTCCGTTAAATCACCAAGCTTAACTACAGGCATTTTAAGTACAAATACCTCTCCACCATTTGCCGATTCATTCGCCTTTAGTATTAATTGAATCGCCTCTGTTGGAGTCATCATATATCGGAGCATCTCGGGATCTGTTACCGTTATTCTGCCATGCTCTAGTATTTGTTTTTTAAACAATGGTATAACAGAGCCTCGTGACCCCATTACATTTCCAAAACGTACGGATGAAAATACCGTTGATTTTGCTCCTTTTTGATACTCGGCAGCCGATATGAGTCGTTCGCCCATCAGCTTTGTAGCACCATATGTATTGGTTGGCGATATGGCTTTATCTGAGCTTGTGAACAATACCTTCTGAACTCCAGCCTGTATAGAAGCTTGGATGACATTTTGCGTGCCGATAACATTCGTCTGCACTGCTTCAAATGGGTTGTATTCACAAAACGGCACGTGCTTCATAGCAGCCAAATGGAACACAAAATCAATATCTTCCAGCGCTCTTAACAGCCTCTGCTGATCGCGCACATCTCCAATTAAATAACGCATTTTATCATGATGCTCGTGAAAATCCTGACTCATTTGATACTGTTTATATTCATCTCTGCTGAATATCCGAATTACGCTTGGATCATAGGCTAACAAATGCTTTGTCAAATGGTAGCCTATTGTACCGGTTCCACCTGTAATTAATATTTTTTTGTTTTTGTACATTGCCCAAGCACCTCTTCTATTCACCTTTAACTATCCAAATAACTAATAAGCTGACGTCTTTTACTACTATCTATATCGGTTGATAGCGCTTGATTTATAAGAAAAACCGCAAGGAAAATGTATCCTTGCGGTTTTTCTCTAATGAGACGCTTTACGTTTATATATTATGTCACTTGGTGCTCTAGGAGCTCAAACTAGACAAGCGCTGCTGCAGTGCCTCTATAATTTCCATTAGAGGCTTCGCCTGATCCAGCAGAACTTTAATCAATGGCTGCATATGCTCCCGGTAAAAAGCAATCTGCTCCTGTAAACTGCGTGCTTCCGTTAAAAGATGCAAATGATGTTCAAAGTTTTCAATTGCTACTCGACTGCTCTGCAAATATAATCCGTTAAACACGTCACTCTTGACCACAAACTCCCAATCGCTATCAATCTTCTCCATCATACGATTACACTTATTAATATTTATTCGACTCTGCTGCTCTAGCTTTCCAATCTGGCTCACGATTGAGGTTAGTTTTTCAGAACATTCCTCCATATTTTTCGGCAAACTCGCAAGCTTGCTTAAAATATGATTTTTGCGACTTTCATTATAAGGGGCTGCAGCTTTAAGCTGATTATCAAGCTCAAGCTCCAAAACCTGCTGATTTTTCAAACGCTTATAAACCGACTCCATTGGCTCCCAGAGCGTATGTTTAATCTTCGCGCCCGTTTGCGAAGTATTTATAAATCGAATGTCAGCGTGTTCAGCTAGAAGCTCTTCTATATCCGCCAAAGCAAGCGCCAGTGCGTAGGTTGTCCGATTCACCGATCCGTGTACATTTTGGACAGTTATATCGGCAGATTCGACTGACTTGGCCATGATTGTCTCGGAAACATGCTTTGCTCCAACTGCATACATTTGATTATTAGGATAAGAAAAGTCTTGCCCAGCAAATATAATTTCTTGGCAGCCCATATAAATAGCAGCCTGTACTGCTGTGCCCGTAACCGTATGGTTCGAACGGAAGACTGGATCCTGGTCTCCCAGCTCGAGAAAGTAACGAGAAACCCAATCGCTCCCGACGAAAAAATGCACAAGCTGCTCTCTTTGAAGCGGCTCTATCACTTCAAAATGCACCGTAGGCGAGAACAGCATCGGAATATTAGATAGATTCAAATGCTGAAAAGCCTGCGCATTGGCCACAGCCCCATCAATAGAAACAATGAGATGAGGGATAATTTCATGATACAGCAGTGTCTGTACCGCAGAGCCTGCCGCAATAACAAATGCATGTGCTTTGAGCTTTTTCAGCTGTACAATATCCTGCTCTAAAGAAGGTCCTCCGCCGACAACAATAACCGTCTTCCCGTTTAAAGCTGTTTTTAATCGGGATAATGGAGGGGACTGCAGAACAGCAGGCATATTAAACAATCCATTTTTCACCCAACTCAAACCTAAACGCTGATAAATTCTCACATGATTTACATAGTTATAAAAAGCCATCTCCGCTTCATGACGAAAATCTGTTACTTCTGAAGCAAAGCTGCTAGCATAAGCTGGCGCTGCTGCAATACAAAGCGGCTTTTGCTCGAATATAGCTGCTTTTATAAACTGCTCTCTTCGCTGCTCCTTCGAGCTGGCAAGTCCAAAAAAAGCGACCTTTGCCCGCGAAAGCAGCTGTTCCATATTTACAATTTGCAAAGCAGCTAGCAAAATTTGCGGCTCCGGCTCGTAGATATACAGCTGATGCTTAGGACACGCCTCAGTCAGTGCCATAGCATAATCGCCTAACCCAAATCCATATAAAATAATGGCTTGATGCTCCGACGCTGTGCTAGCAAGTCCCTTCGCCCAATCAGTTATCTGCTTCATATGATTTAAGCCCAGTAAACGTTTCCTCTCCCCGCTGTCCCGCTCTATCGTCAAATTAACAACACCGTAGCGGTTGTATTCTATTTGATAGGCAGTCGCATTTGCTGCTGCAAATTGTAGCTGTGAAAAAATATCCGGATAGGCCCGCTTTAAAAATGCCATATTGTCCGCAAAGCGGCGCTCGCGCACCGAGCCGCTCTCACCTAGTCCTGACTTTAACAGCTTAAAAAGAGGAATCAGCTCAAATTGAAGGCTATCAGCTGCACCGATATAATTTTCATCATCGACATTCTGATTCAGCATCTGAAACTTTGCGCCAAATTGCTCCAGGGCACCATTAAGGAATAGATGCAAGGAGCTGTACTCTTCCACATCGCTAATTTCTTGTTGAATGGACTGCAAAGCTCTGTACAGATCGTCCATGCCTTCTACAATTTCTCCAAATGAAGGCCAGGTCTGCTCCATTTCAAAAGCATGAAACAGTGGCACTACCAATTCGCTTGCCTCAATCAGCTTTGGAAGAAAGGCGCGAACATCATCAATATAATTTTCCGTTGTAATGATTTGATTCATAGGGGCCTCTTTTCTAGCTGGTATATTCCTTCAGCCTGTGCAACGTACCTTCCACCACTTCTTTCAAATCTGGAACTTTATACAGCATTTTCGTGATCAGCGGCAGCATAATAGTTTGAGCTAAATCAGATTTTTTGATTATATTTTGCTCATTCGCTAGCTCAGGCAAATCTCGTTCGAACTCATTTAGTTCATTACGGAAAAGCATAAAACCAAAAGCAGTAAAAGGTACACTGGCTACAATCGCTTGCCAATCTTTGTTGATTGACTGTATAGTCTCTGCACTTTTTTGCGGATTTTTCCGGCTATTTTCGACCGCTTTCCCAATATTTCTTTTAATTCTTTTTAAGTGCTCCTCGTATACGAACATCTGCTGCGGCAGCTCAGTGAGAGCAACCGTCACTTTTTTCCTTTTCTCTGCAGAATAGCCGCTCATGCTCTCCATGGCTGTAATCAAAAAATTTTCTGGCAGCTTGTTATTTTGCAGACGCAGCAGCACCTTGTCCATCGTTTCAAAGCTCGTATGCCGAATACGCGCACCGTATCGCGATGTATTCACAAAACGAATATCGGAGAGCCCTTCCAG
This window encodes:
- a CDS encoding RraA family protein, translated to MNNLFETYFINEYMDEYCTGVFSDELDRLGYKNQVSTQWKLNNTKARLFGKVRTLELEALETNDERIQVGLTFLGSLNNNEVFVVKGNNDFAYFGELMSRLSMEIGLAGVIIDGLTRDTFYTQSIELPIWAKGYSPVDIKGRGRVKDTDVSVIIDGITVNSGDYLFADSDSVVFIPQAIFEQVVEVVNEAAKTEYGIKQMIKEGKSIKEILNVVDGF
- a CDS encoding glycoside hydrolase family 99-like domain-containing protein, coding for MKIIAFYLPQYHPVKENNEWWGNGFTEWTNVAKARPLFNGHYQPHIPSDLGFYDLRLPETREAQGELAASYGIDAFCYYHYWFNGKMILERPFNEVLHSGKPNLDFCLCWANENWTRRWDGMDQQILLKQEYEEYDPAEHMKWLAEAFQDSRYIRVNNKPLFLVYRANEITNLKKIIAVWREEIKRYGFEDIYLCCANNSKASFTVEDMLEAGFDSMYDFTPDFRDTANEHLSVSTLPGLTIYSYQDMVAKELVKEAEEQLPAFPCVFPSWDNTARRSNNATIIQNEDADLYRNWLQHSMKRVEGYTPDEQIVFINAWNEWGEGCHLEPDLRNGHLFLEATRSAREGIKAGAHPTEKQPEADETSHHSVNVTVNTARPVYIWGTGAAGIKTLDFLNDAGIKVEGFIDNNPLKINTLVQGVIVKSKSALMEKVKEEKPFICIASMFHEEIEKDLKAIGYIRNQDFAININQSTIQKRLYNGQSYVMFENDCFCNLCGFNKFSLEQLECRKCGSSPAERMLLEIVAEELGTAGIPLANWASHKHVKLLNLEGVRDSIPFLELIFTHISLAPINVDQLNQYFDYALIRLKDKEFYEEKLFQLLNKATARTSNLVILAADQRLADVVYAHFSQDGSNVFRVDRDFRKYKTGMQHVIIINSFNG
- a CDS encoding SDR family NAD(P)-dependent oxidoreductase; amino-acid sequence: MYKNKKILITGGTGTIGYHLTKHLLAYDPSVIRIFSRDEYKQYQMSQDFHEHHDKMRYLIGDVRDQQRLLRALEDIDFVFHLAAMKHVPFCEYNPFEAVQTNVIGTQNVIQASIQAGVQKVLFTSSDKAISPTNTYGATKLMGERLISAAEYQKGAKSTVFSSVRFGNVMGSRGSVIPLFKKQILEHGRITVTDPEMLRYMMTPTEAIQLILKANESANGGEVFVLKMPVVKLGDLTEAIITVVTRKHNIYSKIHIDTVGYRAGEKHFEELMTKEEEQIAEEFSDMYLIPSVYNTVQKEKRIVSNNMIDNLVTKETIIEWLEKDILDGG
- a CDS encoding 6-hydroxymethylpterin diphosphokinase MptE-like protein; its protein translation is MNQIITTENYIDDVRAFLPKLIEASELVVPLFHAFEMEQTWPSFGEIVEGMDDLYRALQSIQQEISDVEEYSSLHLFLNGALEQFGAKFQMLNQNVDDENYIGAADSLQFELIPLFKLLKSGLGESGSVRERRFADNMAFLKRAYPDIFSQLQFAAANATAYQIEYNRYGVVNLTIERDSGERKRLLGLNHMKQITDWAKGLASTASEHQAIILYGFGLGDYAMALTEACPKHQLYIYEPEPQILLAALQIVNMEQLLSRAKVAFFGLASSKEQRREQFIKAAIFEQKPLCIAAAPAYASSFASEVTDFRHEAEMAFYNYVNHVRIYQRLGLSWVKNGLFNMPAVLQSPPLSRLKTALNGKTVIVVGGGPSLEQDIVQLKKLKAHAFVIAAGSAVQTLLYHEIIPHLIVSIDGAVANAQAFQHLNLSNIPMLFSPTVHFEVIEPLQREQLVHFFVGSDWVSRYFLELGDQDPVFRSNHTVTGTAVQAAIYMGCQEIIFAGQDFSYPNNQMYAVGAKHVSETIMAKSVESADITVQNVHGSVNRTTYALALALADIEELLAEHADIRFINTSQTGAKIKHTLWEPMESVYKRLKNQQVLELELDNQLKAAAPYNESRKNHILSKLASLPKNMEECSEKLTSIVSQIGKLEQQSRININKCNRMMEKIDSDWEFVVKSDVFNGLYLQSSRVAIENFEHHLHLLTEARSLQEQIAFYREHMQPLIKVLLDQAKPLMEIIEALQQRLSSLSS
- a CDS encoding CBS domain-containing protein, whose amino-acid sequence is MKISASIYSTKNMDILSAVAELDLFKIDYLHIDSIEKTEVFEDIRKIREISSTPIDLHIITSEPEKFFDFIIEHRIEAVTFQYENLNKKLRWPAAFTGKKGIAITMETSIDVFEEYAEECSFFLFMTTTPGISGGSFNDIVFNKIRDFRKKFPSKNIHVDGGITNDISFILRHMGVYCAVSGSYLMNAPLIANALLRLRTEKADHDIKIRDFMSSSDDFPVVQQDALSLEAVLQAIEKSKAGFTVIVNESGQLVGVVTDGDIRRELLANVDDLNRFDIYNSINRNPLIISDQSTIQEMLDMISNSKKHIMFLPVVGGTKELVGWIAFNDLIKGEM
- the aroF gene encoding 3-deoxy-7-phosphoheptulonate synthase produces the protein MIIHVKKGVSAELLEKMAVFYEAIQITNEDHIKLVTPSKVKTLEDQFADLVDDYYVLSDDIQLASKQYKSARAIQVGDLTIGGNSKNTIVISGPCSVESRELIEHSAAFLKDSGIKIMRAGSFKPRTSPYTFQGLGSKGLELLTEMKEKYGLKIITEARDATHIDEIIEAADIVQIGAKAMYDQGILRKCAKSNKPVLIKRGFGSTLQEFVQAAEFVLSGGNEQVILCERGIRTFESKTRFTLDLCGVSYLKEYTNLPIVVDPSHAMGYSYGVADLTRASVAMGVDGVLIEVHPNPKEALSDAAQQLNHNQFSEMLQTLKPIAESIGRNMI